In Novosphingobium sp. MMS21-SN21R, a single genomic region encodes these proteins:
- a CDS encoding DUF2256 domain-containing protein, translating to MPKMRRKSDLPTKTCAGCGLPFTWRKKWERDWDNVKFCSDRCRSGKGKAV from the coding sequence ATGCCTAAAATGCGGCGCAAGTCTGATCTGCCGACGAAGACTTGCGCCGGGTGCGGCCTGCCGTTCACATGGCGCAAGAAGTGGGAGCGGGACTGGGATAACGTGAAGTTCTGTTCCGATCGCTGCCGCAGCGGGAAGGGGAAAGCGGTCTGA
- a CDS encoding DNA polymerase III subunit chi, with the protein MRVDFYQLTNDPAEQVLPLIARNTLAAGERLLVVSEDSAQLKRASEALWTRLPETFLANGLATDPHADRQPILLSDATEPANGAKFLALADGVWREGTFERVFLLFPPSRIDDARGCWRMLGTREGVERRYWRQEQGKWKEGP; encoded by the coding sequence ATGCGCGTCGATTTCTATCAGCTGACCAATGACCCCGCTGAACAGGTGCTGCCGCTGATCGCGCGCAATACCTTGGCGGCGGGCGAGCGCCTGCTGGTCGTCTCTGAGGATTCGGCCCAGCTAAAGCGCGCCAGCGAAGCGCTGTGGACACGCCTGCCCGAAACCTTCCTCGCCAACGGTCTCGCCACCGATCCCCACGCTGACCGCCAGCCAATCCTGCTGTCCGATGCCACCGAACCCGCCAACGGCGCGAAGTTTCTCGCCCTTGCAGACGGCGTCTGGCGCGAAGGCACCTTCGAACGTGTGTTCCTGCTGTTCCCGCCCTCCCGCATCGACGATGCCCGCGGCTGCTGGCGCATGCTCGGCACGCGCGAAGGCGTGGAACGCCGTTACTGGCGGCAAGAACAGGGCAAGTGGAAAGAAGGGCCGTAG